CGGCCGACGGGGACCATGCTGGAGTTCGTCAAATTGTTGACGATTGGCTGGCGGTTGTCGACGCGAAGGACCCTCTGGAGCGGGCAACCCTGCTGAATGCGCAGATGGCCGCCGAAGCGGCCTACCCCCGAATGGTGGATCACGACGGCGAAGGCTGGCACCTGCATTACCGCGATGACAATCAAACCTTGCCGCACGCGCTACGCGCGGTCATCAGTGTTGGCACAGCACTGCACCTGACCACTCGTGGCATGGGTAGGCTTGGGCGCTGCGCCGCAGGAGACACGCCGGGGGATCCCTGTGCGGCGGTGGTCGTTGACGTCACCAGGAACGGCCGCCAGGAGTACTGCTCGGTGCGCTGCGCAAACCGTGCCGCGGTGCGACGGCACCGCGCCAGGTATTCCGGCTGAGCCAACCACGCACCACGGTGTTGCAAGTCAACATGCACACGGTGTTGAGTGTCTACAAGCACTTGCGCGACGACGGCGTGATTGAGATGCGCCATGGCCGCGGGGCCTTTGTTCGCCAGGATGCGGGCAACGCACTGATAAGGCTCACCGAATTGGCAGAACAACTAATGGAAGATGCGCGCAAGTTGGGCATGCCCCAACCAGAGATTGTGCAACTAATCAGGGGAGTTGTAAAAGCATGAGTGAAGTAAAACAAAGAACTAGCGGCGCGAGGCGGATGGTTGCCGCCATGGCAGGGGCGCTGCCGCTGGCCGTCGTCGCCGTGAGCTGGATCCTGTGGCAGGAGAAATTG
This region of Arthrobacter alpinus genomic DNA includes:
- a CDS encoding CGNR zinc finger domain-containing protein; the encoded protein is MHLNPYGEYAVLLAASLANDFPSDRPGIIARARELGMTMDFTPADGDHAGVRQIVDDWLAVVDAKDPLERATLLNAQMAAEAAYPRMVDHDGEGWHLHYRDDNQTLPHALRAVISVGTALHLTTRGMGRLGRCAAGDTPGDPCAAVVVDVTRNGRQEYCSVRCANRAAVRRHRARYSG